One window from the genome of Spiractinospora alimapuensis encodes:
- a CDS encoding phenylacetate--CoA ligase family protein yields MRDHVKPPYYYQSMDWEKLVTEYEPPYEFMTGTRLWDRDRIVATQNQRLVDALQRAATVPFYQKLWAQHGFSPADVRTIDDLHLVPQYTIDDIRDSIERQPPFGDYQSHHFADAATTPLRFYTSGGTTGMPRPTIYTQWDREVGAILSARTFYMQGIRPGDAVINAWAYSTHNAAWIMDHALWHWLGAIPITTGTGNVTPTEKQVEMAKLYGAAAITATSDYLLHIADTAKRMGIDPRTDLDLKTLLSFGDTKAVEDVYGVPAYDSYAFHEVQYVSAECEAKQGLHIFEDAFVVEVVDFETGKPLPPGHRGNVVITCLYKTGTHQLRYNIQDISATYEIEQCACGSWHRRMDYFRGRSDTMVKLRGVNVWPEACGKIIQDHDGISGEYFCYVESVLGRGGRTREEMTMMVEAQTTAADSPGLKESLEKLLKQKIGVQINVDLVDRDALRPLTGHGDRAKLKRFEDRREAR; encoded by the coding sequence ATGAGGGACCACGTCAAACCGCCGTACTACTACCAGAGCATGGACTGGGAGAAGCTCGTCACCGAGTACGAGCCCCCGTACGAGTTCATGACCGGTACCCGGTTGTGGGACCGTGACCGCATCGTCGCCACCCAGAACCAGCGCCTCGTCGACGCGCTCCAGCGCGCGGCCACGGTGCCCTTCTACCAGAAGCTGTGGGCACAGCATGGTTTCTCGCCCGCGGACGTGCGCACCATCGACGATCTGCACCTCGTGCCGCAGTACACCATCGACGACATCCGCGACAGCATCGAACGCCAGCCTCCGTTCGGTGACTACCAGAGCCACCACTTCGCCGACGCCGCCACCACGCCGCTGCGCTTCTACACCAGCGGCGGCACCACCGGCATGCCCCGCCCCACCATCTACACCCAGTGGGACCGCGAGGTCGGCGCCATCCTGAGCGCCCGCACCTTCTACATGCAGGGCATCCGCCCCGGCGACGCGGTGATCAACGCCTGGGCCTACTCCACCCACAACGCGGCCTGGATCATGGATCACGCGCTGTGGCACTGGCTCGGCGCCATCCCGATCACCACCGGCACCGGAAACGTCACCCCCACCGAGAAGCAGGTGGAGATGGCGAAGCTGTACGGCGCCGCCGCGATCACCGCCACCTCCGACTACCTCCTGCACATCGCCGACACCGCGAAGCGGATGGGGATCGACCCCCGCACCGACCTCGACCTCAAGACCCTGCTGTCCTTCGGCGACACCAAGGCCGTCGAGGACGTCTACGGAGTTCCCGCCTACGACTCCTACGCCTTCCACGAGGTCCAGTACGTCTCCGCGGAGTGCGAGGCCAAACAGGGCCTGCACATCTTCGAAGACGCCTTCGTGGTGGAGGTCGTGGACTTCGAGACCGGAAAGCCGCTACCGCCCGGCCACCGCGGCAACGTGGTCATCACCTGCCTGTACAAGACCGGGACGCACCAGCTCCGGTACAACATCCAGGACATCTCCGCCACCTACGAGATCGAGCAGTGCGCCTGCGGCAGTTGGCACCGCCGGATGGACTACTTCCGGGGCCGCAGCGACACGATGGTCAAACTGCGTGGCGTCAACGTGTGGCCAGAGGCCTGCGGAAAGATCATCCAGGACCACGACGGCATCAGCGGCGAGTACTTCTGCTACGTGGAGTCCGTGCTGGGGCGGGGTGGCCGGACCCGCGAGGAGATGACCATGATGGTCGAGGCCCAGACCACGGCCGCCGACAGCCCCGGACTCAAGGAGAGTCTGGAGAAGCTGCTCAAGCAGAAGATCGGCGTACAGATCAACGTCGATCTCGTGGACCGCGACGCACTTCGCCCCCTCACCGGCCACGGTGACCGCGCCAAGCTCAAGCGCTTCGAGGACAGGCGGGAGGCTCGCTGA
- a CDS encoding zinc-binding dehydrogenase, translated as MVQREHGADGLRWTEVAAPVPAAGEVVVDVSHCGLNHLDLWLKQGGTGDTLSLPRIPGADVTGRVARVGADVTTVRVGDPVVLYPGSSCGACAECAEGVESACPRFQVMGYQFDGGYAQQVLTDHRNAVVLPDGADRRWAGVPVSYVTAWNALVTKSGLTERDTVVIWGATGGLGNAALRIAEGVGAHAIAIVGSENKAAWLRDHGFDGTTIVRSDRVAKDVRAACPGRGASVVLDHVGASTWMSSMKMLAPRGRLAFCGVTSGYEAVTDLRHVFGKQLSIHGSWMGNRHDLAEVVAFLRDRPQALPVIDREFPLVEAAAAQAHMESGDHLAKNLLTIV; from the coding sequence ATGGTGCAGCGGGAACACGGCGCGGACGGACTGCGGTGGACCGAGGTCGCCGCCCCCGTCCCCGCCGCAGGTGAGGTCGTCGTCGACGTCTCTCACTGCGGACTCAACCACCTCGACCTGTGGCTCAAGCAGGGAGGCACGGGGGACACCCTCTCCCTCCCACGGATTCCGGGCGCCGACGTGACAGGACGGGTCGCGCGCGTCGGGGCGGACGTCACCACCGTCCGCGTCGGCGACCCGGTGGTCCTCTACCCCGGTTCGAGTTGTGGCGCGTGCGCCGAGTGCGCTGAGGGCGTGGAGTCCGCGTGCCCCCGTTTCCAGGTGATGGGCTACCAGTTCGACGGCGGCTACGCCCAACAGGTGCTCACCGACCATCGCAACGCCGTCGTACTCCCCGACGGCGCCGACCGGCGCTGGGCCGGTGTCCCCGTCTCCTACGTCACGGCGTGGAACGCGCTGGTGACCAAGTCCGGACTGACCGAGCGGGACACCGTCGTCATCTGGGGGGCGACCGGTGGGCTCGGCAACGCGGCACTGCGGATCGCCGAAGGCGTCGGCGCGCACGCCATCGCCATCGTCGGCTCCGAGAACAAGGCCGCGTGGCTGCGTGACCACGGGTTCGACGGCACCACCATCGTGCGCTCGGACCGGGTGGCCAAGGACGTCCGGGCCGCGTGCCCGGGCCGCGGTGCGTCCGTCGTGCTCGACCACGTGGGCGCGTCCACGTGGATGTCCAGCATGAAGATGCTCGCGCCACGGGGCCGGCTCGCGTTCTGCGGCGTGACCTCCGGATACGAGGCCGTCACCGACCTGCGGCACGTCTTCGGCAAGCAACTGTCGATCCACGGGTCATGGATGGGGAACCGGCACGACCTCGCCGAGGTCGTCGCCTTCCTCCGCGACCGGCCGCAGGCGCTCCCGGTCATCGATCGCGAGTTCCCACTCGTGGAGGCCGCGGCGGCCCAGGCGCACATGGAGAGCGGAGACCACCTCGCCAAGAACCTCCTCACGATCGTCTAA
- a CDS encoding IclR family transcriptional regulator translates to MSQPNRPVTALARGLRILETLSRAEGPMGNGQLARSTGLAPSTVSRLTDSLVQLGYLRINPTSGAYFLTPKNLRLGYPVLANMSIVGKGQRVLDDLSAETGVTAALAVRDEVHVAFVATARGRGVRAVRLAVGGRLPVAVSAAGLALMAQCAEPHRSRVLRQIRSDLIDRGADVTQFDDRLARAEQEHVVTTQGAWQDDIEGLAVSLQNNGDLYALTLVMKKGHLDPNRETLTQALTTAADTLSD, encoded by the coding sequence ATGAGCCAACCGAACCGCCCGGTGACCGCCCTCGCTCGAGGCCTGCGGATCCTGGAGACCCTGTCGCGCGCCGAAGGCCCGATGGGGAACGGTCAACTGGCCCGGTCCACCGGCTTGGCACCCTCCACCGTGTCCCGACTGACCGACAGCCTGGTGCAGCTCGGCTACCTGCGGATCAACCCGACCTCCGGCGCCTACTTCCTCACTCCGAAGAACCTCCGCTTGGGCTACCCGGTGCTCGCCAACATGTCTATCGTGGGCAAGGGTCAGCGGGTCCTCGACGACCTCAGCGCGGAGACCGGCGTGACGGCCGCGTTGGCGGTGCGCGACGAGGTACACGTCGCCTTCGTCGCCACCGCCCGCGGCCGTGGCGTCCGCGCCGTCCGCCTCGCCGTCGGCGGCCGACTCCCCGTCGCGGTCTCCGCCGCTGGGCTCGCCCTCATGGCCCAGTGCGCCGAACCGCACCGCAGCCGGGTCCTCCGCCAGATCCGCTCCGACCTCATCGACCGAGGAGCCGACGTCACCCAGTTCGACGACCGCCTCGCCCGCGCCGAGCAGGAACACGTCGTCACCACCCAAGGAGCCTGGCAGGACGACATCGAGGGCCTCGCCGTCTCCCTCCAGAACAACGGAGACCTCTACGCCCTCACCCTCGTCATGAAGAAAGGCCACCTCGACCCCAACCGAGAAACCCTCACCCAAGCCCTGACCACCGCCGCGGACACCCTCAGCGACTGA
- the cas6e gene encoding type I-E CRISPR-associated protein Cas6/Cse3/CasE — protein MFLSRLSLNVASAEFRRDFVDVQHMHRTVQSAFPELPSGSPARKEHGVLWRMEPAGSGYTVLVQSLSKPAWDELPQGYLSAPAEVRGMDAVLDAIAPGRRFAFRLVAVPLHSLPGERDANGSLKRGRKISLRNPDDQIAWIIRRGERHGFVIPAGAHGEPNVAPSPCPPARGRKSEDSGKVNKITVSAVRFDGQLVVTDAEALTEAVRDGISSAKAYGCGLLSLYPLPPTQD, from the coding sequence GTGTTCCTTAGTCGGTTGTCGCTGAACGTGGCGTCGGCGGAGTTTCGGCGGGACTTCGTCGATGTTCAGCACATGCATCGGACGGTGCAGTCGGCGTTTCCCGAGCTGCCGTCGGGGTCACCGGCCCGGAAGGAACACGGGGTGTTGTGGCGGATGGAGCCCGCGGGGTCGGGCTACACCGTGTTGGTTCAGAGCCTGAGCAAACCCGCGTGGGACGAGTTGCCTCAGGGGTATCTCTCCGCTCCCGCCGAGGTTCGTGGGATGGACGCGGTGCTGGACGCCATCGCACCGGGACGACGGTTCGCGTTCCGCCTGGTCGCGGTTCCGCTGCACAGTCTCCCGGGGGAACGCGACGCGAACGGGAGTCTGAAGCGAGGACGAAAGATCTCGCTGCGGAATCCGGACGACCAGATCGCCTGGATCATCCGCCGTGGCGAGCGGCACGGCTTCGTCATCCCGGCGGGAGCCCACGGCGAACCCAACGTCGCGCCGTCCCCCTGCCCACCGGCGCGGGGACGCAAATCCGAGGACTCCGGCAAGGTCAACAAGATCACCGTCAGCGCGGTCCGCTTCGACGGCCAACTCGTCGTCACCGACGCCGAGGCCCTCACCGAAGCGGTCCGGGACGGCATCAGCTCCGCCAAGGCCTACGGGTGCGGGCTGCTCAGTCTGTATCCACTGCCTCCCACTCAGGACTAG
- the cas5e gene encoding type I-E CRISPR-associated protein Cas5/CasD, which produces MAEATLALRIDAPMQSWGVRSRFIRRDTESEPTKSGIVGLLAAAMGIPRDDPTRLPELTGLRMAVRVDREGLLEFDFHTTQDVPNTFGKAHRTVVSHRFYLADALFLVLLHGERAKLRELMAAIERPHWPLYFGRKAFVPGRPLIERNHAVGGERQFTGLFDDTLESVLHRHPWLERDEHMRAQREKTAAPLRAVVETDLGDAYAELRNDVPTSFAHGAREFTSRAVRTEHVDLAALEGWTRVP; this is translated from the coding sequence ATGGCTGAGGCAACACTGGCGCTGCGGATCGACGCGCCCATGCAGTCGTGGGGGGTGCGGTCCCGATTTATCCGTCGGGACACCGAGAGCGAGCCCACCAAGTCCGGGATCGTGGGCCTGCTGGCTGCCGCGATGGGAATCCCCCGCGACGACCCGACCAGGCTCCCGGAGCTGACGGGTCTCCGGATGGCGGTGCGCGTCGACCGGGAAGGTCTACTCGAGTTCGATTTTCACACCACCCAGGATGTGCCGAACACTTTCGGCAAGGCGCACCGGACGGTGGTGAGTCACCGCTTCTACCTGGCCGACGCGCTCTTCTTGGTGCTGCTGCACGGTGAGCGGGCGAAGCTCCGTGAGCTCATGGCGGCGATCGAACGTCCGCACTGGCCGTTGTACTTCGGCCGCAAGGCATTCGTCCCGGGGCGGCCCCTGATCGAACGAAACCACGCGGTGGGCGGAGAACGACAGTTCACTGGCCTCTTCGATGACACGTTGGAGAGCGTCCTGCACCGGCACCCGTGGTTGGAGCGGGATGAGCACATGCGCGCCCAACGGGAGAAGACTGCGGCCCCGCTCCGCGCCGTTGTCGAGACCGACCTGGGTGACGCCTATGCCGAACTCCGTAACGACGTCCCCACATCATTCGCGCATGGTGCTCGCGAGTTCACGTCTCGGGCCGTGCGGACCGAGCACGTTGACCTGGCAGCGTTGGAGGGGTGGACCCGTGTTCCTTAG
- the cas7e gene encoding type I-E CRISPR-associated protein Cas7/Cse4/CasC, protein MIVELHLLQSFPASNLNRDEVGQPKSVTFGGAQRGRVSSQCLKRSARLELPSLGIERENSAVRTKRLVEHAARAIDGLDPAGEDEPSDDSVALAREALLQLGFKVDHRNFTQYLFFIRPTAAALLADFCREHQKELTAIATERAKLEAEKPKKGEEKKKHDKAVENLDKRQVAPKKEIQARAAEILSADRAVDIALFGRMVANNTDFNVDAASQVAHAISTHAVVTEFDYFTAVDDLKPDDSPGADMIGTVDFNAACYYRYANLDTTQLAKNLAGAGESDPELERQAVDAWLRAFIRAVPSGKQNSMAARTQPEVLLGVVREQGSWNLANAFLKPVAGTDFMNESGTRMLEQFRELRGFYDDGEIVSVTGAAVGSAASLDLPDDERVRSVSEFVSRVSTAAFSHYG, encoded by the coding sequence ATGATTGTCGAACTTCACCTACTGCAATCGTTCCCAGCGAGCAACCTCAACCGGGACGAGGTAGGTCAGCCGAAGAGTGTCACCTTCGGTGGCGCGCAACGCGGGCGGGTGTCGAGCCAGTGCCTGAAGCGCTCCGCCCGCCTGGAGCTCCCCTCACTGGGGATCGAGCGGGAGAACTCCGCCGTCCGCACCAAGCGGCTCGTGGAGCACGCGGCCCGCGCGATCGACGGACTGGATCCCGCTGGTGAGGACGAGCCGAGCGACGACTCGGTGGCCCTGGCGCGCGAGGCTCTACTCCAACTCGGTTTCAAGGTGGACCACCGGAACTTCACCCAGTACCTCTTCTTCATCCGGCCCACCGCCGCCGCGTTGCTCGCCGACTTCTGCCGCGAACACCAGAAGGAACTGACTGCCATAGCGACGGAACGAGCGAAGCTCGAGGCCGAGAAACCGAAGAAGGGCGAGGAGAAGAAGAAGCACGACAAGGCGGTCGAGAACCTCGACAAGCGCCAGGTCGCGCCGAAGAAGGAGATCCAGGCCCGCGCCGCCGAGATCCTCAGTGCGGACCGTGCCGTCGACATCGCGTTGTTCGGCCGAATGGTCGCCAACAACACCGACTTCAATGTGGACGCCGCCTCCCAGGTTGCCCACGCGATCTCCACGCACGCGGTGGTGACGGAGTTCGACTACTTCACCGCGGTGGACGACCTGAAGCCCGACGACTCCCCCGGTGCGGACATGATCGGCACGGTCGACTTCAACGCGGCGTGCTACTACCGCTACGCCAATCTGGACACCACGCAGTTGGCGAAGAACCTCGCCGGTGCGGGCGAGTCCGACCCCGAGCTGGAACGCCAAGCCGTCGACGCGTGGCTGCGTGCGTTCATCCGCGCTGTCCCCAGTGGGAAGCAGAACTCCATGGCGGCCCGAACTCAGCCCGAGGTACTGCTGGGTGTGGTGCGGGAACAGGGCTCGTGGAACCTGGCGAACGCCTTCCTCAAGCCTGTCGCAGGAACCGACTTCATGAACGAATCCGGTACGCGAATGCTGGAGCAGTTCCGGGAGCTGCGCGGCTTCTACGACGACGGTGAGATCGTCTCCGTGACCGGGGCCGCCGTGGGGAGCGCCGCGTCGCTTGACCTGCCGGACGACGAGCGGGTGCGGTCGGTGTCGGAGTTCGTGTCCCGTGTGAGCACAGCGGCGTTTTCCCACTATGGCTGA
- the casB gene encoding type I-E CRISPR-associated protein Cse2/CasB has translation MSSQPADDSPARRLASILYRVGRDLDSNVQAVAGPARGWLARMRRSLTDHHYIPDVYDVLIDAGVKFESDAERDRPWLLTCGLFALNPAEPQGGEWRLTLGSALARLGDHPAAEARVRQLTASNYDQVASRLPSVMKQLSSKGISISVRSLAEDLVALHTAKSGSTEEHRVHLTWARDYKRRSHQYGKTKPQSPEEGTDQ, from the coding sequence GTGAGTTCCCAGCCCGCAGACGATAGTCCCGCCAGACGTCTCGCCTCCATTCTTTACCGGGTCGGCCGAGATCTCGACTCCAACGTTCAGGCCGTCGCAGGGCCCGCGCGGGGATGGCTCGCGCGGATGCGCCGCAGCCTCACAGATCATCACTACATACCCGACGTGTACGACGTTCTCATCGACGCTGGCGTCAAGTTTGAGTCAGACGCGGAGCGGGACCGTCCGTGGCTGCTGACGTGTGGACTCTTCGCGCTCAACCCGGCGGAACCCCAGGGCGGCGAGTGGCGCCTCACCCTGGGGAGTGCCCTTGCTCGGTTAGGGGACCATCCTGCGGCCGAAGCGCGGGTCCGCCAGCTAACCGCCTCCAATTACGACCAGGTGGCTTCTCGTCTGCCCTCGGTGATGAAACAGCTCTCCTCCAAGGGCATATCGATCAGTGTTCGCTCACTGGCCGAGGATCTCGTCGCGCTGCATACCGCGAAATCAGGCAGCACTGAGGAGCATCGCGTCCACCTCACCTGGGCGCGAGACTACAAGCGCCGCAGTCACCAATACGGAAAGACCAAGCCGCAGTCACCGGAAGAGGGCACGGACCAATGA
- the casA gene encoding type I-E CRISPR-associated protein Cse1/CasA: protein MRHFSLLYDSWIPCVTKGGTTIHLGLVDVIRRADDLRWIQAEAPVVTAALHRLLIAFAHRALDGPKSEAQWRELWDAPSFPAAGDTFTRIETYATRWAQRFWLSGTDHPFMQCPAIPDEKLGSPAQLILGKATGGNATLFDHTISSASVEIPADQAARWLVTVQAFDTGGLKTPYTKDKTSRRGPCNQFGVAVLQGKDLKETLLLNLVDYAPGARLPGGTREDDRPIWEQSPPTPEPENPGRAPLGWTELLTWPARRIRLLVTERDGKPMVRKAAILPGTRHRGDLRADEKMGAFRSTPTKTSRNDDQRPDRWQPVQVEELRGIWPHAVEFLLSGTATRQRPATIDEAAERLTDDHERTFTLRVFGQQLDSNGGAVEAWFEETLPAPVSLLRVRGPARSLEVLLGAAVKLANNAGKELRDLETRYTRGLSADAPSPLLGIWYWPALPAPFRRLLHELGRLVPAEDTHSEELPPEVRPLFLKWGETVRSSALTAGERWVWNNPSGSGRQIMALADTENTFRSRMSSLLEKYEKEIEDYS from the coding sequence GTGCGTCACTTTTCCCTGCTCTACGACTCGTGGATCCCCTGCGTAACAAAAGGTGGAACGACAATCCACCTTGGGCTCGTCGATGTGATTCGACGCGCGGATGATCTGCGTTGGATCCAGGCCGAGGCACCCGTCGTCACCGCGGCGCTGCACCGACTGCTGATCGCGTTCGCGCATCGCGCCCTGGACGGACCAAAGTCGGAGGCGCAATGGCGGGAACTCTGGGATGCACCCTCCTTCCCCGCGGCCGGCGATACCTTCACCAGGATCGAAACATACGCCACCCGGTGGGCCCAGAGGTTCTGGCTGTCGGGGACGGATCACCCCTTCATGCAGTGTCCCGCCATACCCGACGAGAAACTCGGCTCACCAGCCCAACTCATCCTGGGCAAGGCAACCGGAGGAAACGCAACTCTCTTCGACCACACCATCTCTTCGGCATCCGTGGAGATTCCGGCTGATCAAGCAGCACGCTGGCTGGTCACGGTCCAAGCCTTCGACACCGGAGGACTGAAGACTCCCTACACGAAGGACAAGACATCCCGGCGTGGGCCCTGTAACCAGTTCGGTGTGGCGGTACTGCAGGGCAAGGACCTCAAGGAGACCCTGCTGCTGAACTTGGTCGACTACGCCCCGGGGGCGAGACTTCCCGGTGGGACGCGCGAGGATGACCGCCCGATCTGGGAACAGTCACCTCCCACTCCGGAGCCGGAGAATCCTGGCCGCGCACCTCTCGGATGGACCGAGCTCCTCACCTGGCCAGCACGCAGGATCCGACTCCTGGTGACGGAACGTGACGGAAAACCGATGGTGCGGAAGGCCGCCATCCTGCCGGGCACCCGGCACAGGGGTGACCTCCGCGCCGACGAGAAGATGGGCGCCTTCCGCAGCACGCCCACGAAGACAAGCCGCAACGACGACCAACGCCCCGACCGATGGCAACCGGTGCAGGTTGAGGAGCTGCGCGGTATCTGGCCTCACGCGGTGGAGTTCCTCCTCAGCGGAACGGCGACCCGACAGCGACCCGCCACGATCGACGAAGCCGCGGAGCGCCTCACTGACGACCATGAACGCACCTTCACGCTGCGGGTCTTCGGTCAGCAGCTCGACTCCAACGGCGGGGCGGTCGAGGCCTGGTTCGAAGAGACACTCCCCGCGCCCGTGTCTCTGCTCCGGGTCAGGGGGCCGGCGAGGAGCCTCGAGGTTCTCCTCGGTGCGGCGGTCAAGCTCGCCAACAACGCGGGGAAAGAACTGCGGGATTTGGAAACGAGGTACACACGCGGGCTGAGCGCTGATGCTCCCAGTCCACTGCTTGGGATTTGGTACTGGCCCGCTCTTCCCGCCCCGTTTCGCCGACTGTTGCATGAGCTCGGCCGTCTGGTACCGGCCGAGGACACCCACTCAGAAGAGCTTCCGCCTGAGGTTAGGCCCCTGTTCTTGAAGTGGGGAGAGACGGTTCGCTCCTCAGCGCTGACCGCGGGCGAACGCTGGGTGTGGAACAACCCGAGCGGATCGGGCCGACAGATCATGGCGCTGGCCGATACCGAGAACACTTTTCGCAGTCGGATGAGCAGTCTCCTGGAAAAGTACGAGAAGGAAATCGAGGACTACTCGTGA
- the cas3 gene encoding CRISPR-associated helicase Cas3', whose translation MADTTPIDICAPWGKAGKAKTPKVHLLICHAIDAAAFAEELVDLMLGPRLREELEEAFTPLGGKWQRWVAFWCGLHDLGKFSPYFQSVRTDVTAEYFDENAQKAISAFEGRAVAAFAPHSLLTASHLDWELKRKNAPRPTRRFLTGALAGHHGYFPNWDGISQMAPKRLGKKEWCSARQRFVRELAALWELDFDQDWSHVHIGLRGAIGIAGLTVMCDRLASDHYTNRIPRHAHMEKGTAAYRDEVRHKARDTLRRLNWHPWEHRTPPRYRGLFNGEPPRRLHTLVEEVLDDNTQPGIMVIEAPTGEGKSRAGLLASAMLVDSLGLTGFMLALPTRALSRTQLHDLNAVLADAEFDLRGLPAFSGAMEDMPRLAKDSGIELNPQDTAEDVARDPNQERNAQRRSKPDDAILSPLVVGTHDRAQMTVINAKWVHLRIAAMSNKVLVIDEAHACDTYVASHMDKLMWWCGSIGTPVVVMSASLSKARRDALITHWQAGARLEEGPVETTTNVESGWQITWASADEDATAWPLESLEAPQHDVELVHHSDDFEKLAREIFAHISNDGCALVLLNTKRRVDRAHEVFRRVADEVFASPPEIVSVHSDREDRAESEARISELLGKNSPTTRHAVAIGTSLLESGVDLDADILASDPTMIDLLIQRIGRLHRHARPYRPGATRQQTLLLLDKDRVSKRGTDPHDDERGFPDGIANVYPALLLRLTRVALRDRSRLNLPEEAPALLRMVYGDSELWTLAASNRKQWERDLLTYMHRTDHEDYLSTIATIPLLAQDQHLSRLTEHAGPVNRTRKPDGRNSRQEGTE comes from the coding sequence ATGGCCGACACCACCCCCATCGACATCTGCGCCCCGTGGGGGAAGGCGGGTAAAGCGAAGACCCCGAAAGTCCACCTACTGATCTGCCATGCGATCGACGCAGCGGCGTTCGCGGAGGAACTGGTCGATCTGATGCTCGGCCCCCGCCTGCGAGAGGAGCTGGAAGAAGCTTTCACCCCTCTCGGGGGGAAGTGGCAGCGGTGGGTCGCGTTCTGGTGCGGGCTACACGACCTGGGCAAGTTCTCGCCCTACTTCCAGTCCGTCCGAACCGACGTAACCGCGGAGTACTTCGACGAGAACGCGCAGAAGGCCATCAGTGCGTTCGAGGGACGCGCGGTCGCCGCGTTCGCACCCCACTCGCTCCTGACGGCTTCGCACCTGGACTGGGAACTGAAGCGGAAGAACGCGCCACGGCCGACACGACGATTCCTCACCGGCGCCCTCGCCGGTCACCACGGATACTTCCCGAACTGGGATGGCATCAGCCAGATGGCACCCAAGCGGCTCGGGAAGAAGGAGTGGTGCTCGGCCAGGCAACGCTTCGTTCGAGAGCTCGCGGCGCTCTGGGAGCTCGACTTCGACCAGGACTGGTCGCATGTGCACATCGGGCTGCGAGGCGCCATCGGCATCGCCGGTCTGACGGTGATGTGCGACCGGTTGGCCTCCGACCACTACACCAACAGGATTCCGCGCCACGCCCACATGGAGAAAGGAACGGCGGCCTATCGGGACGAAGTCCGTCACAAGGCTCGGGACACGCTACGCCGGCTGAACTGGCACCCCTGGGAACACAGGACCCCTCCCCGGTATCGAGGCCTGTTCAACGGCGAGCCGCCCCGTCGGCTGCACACACTGGTCGAGGAAGTCCTCGACGACAACACCCAGCCAGGAATCATGGTGATCGAGGCCCCCACTGGCGAGGGCAAGAGCCGCGCCGGCCTCCTGGCGTCGGCGATGCTCGTGGACTCCCTCGGACTTACGGGATTCATGCTGGCTCTCCCCACACGGGCCCTGAGCCGGACACAGCTTCACGACCTCAACGCGGTTCTCGCTGACGCAGAGTTCGACCTGCGAGGTCTCCCGGCGTTCAGCGGGGCGATGGAGGATATGCCCCGTCTGGCCAAGGACTCCGGCATCGAACTGAACCCCCAGGACACCGCGGAGGACGTGGCGCGAGACCCCAACCAAGAGCGGAATGCTCAGCGCCGGTCCAAGCCGGACGACGCGATCCTCTCCCCCCTCGTGGTCGGCACTCACGACCGAGCGCAGATGACCGTGATCAACGCCAAGTGGGTGCACCTGCGCATCGCGGCCATGAGCAACAAGGTTCTGGTCATCGACGAGGCGCACGCGTGCGATACCTACGTGGCGAGCCACATGGACAAGCTGATGTGGTGGTGCGGAAGCATCGGCACCCCGGTGGTGGTCATGTCCGCGTCCTTGAGCAAAGCACGACGCGACGCGCTGATCACGCATTGGCAGGCGGGGGCTCGATTGGAGGAAGGCCCCGTCGAAACCACCACCAACGTCGAGTCAGGGTGGCAGATCACGTGGGCGAGCGCGGACGAGGACGCGACGGCGTGGCCCTTGGAGTCCCTCGAGGCTCCGCAACACGATGTCGAACTCGTGCACCACTCAGACGATTTCGAGAAGCTCGCGCGGGAGATCTTCGCGCACATCTCCAACGACGGGTGCGCCCTCGTGCTTCTCAACACGAAGAGGCGCGTGGATCGCGCCCATGAGGTCTTCCGACGTGTCGCGGACGAAGTCTTCGCGTCGCCCCCGGAGATTGTGTCCGTGCACTCCGACCGGGAGGACCGAGCGGAGAGCGAAGCCCGGATCAGCGAACTTCTCGGAAAGAACTCACCGACCACCCGCCACGCGGTCGCCATAGGAACCAGCCTGCTCGAAAGCGGGGTTGACCTGGATGCGGACATCCTCGCCTCCGATCCGACAATGATCGATCTCTTGATCCAGCGCATCGGTCGGCTGCACCGCCACGCACGTCCGTATCGGCCCGGGGCCACGAGGCAGCAGACGCTCCTACTCCTGGACAAGGACCGCGTCAGCAAGCGCGGCACCGACCCTCACGACGACGAGCGAGGATTCCCGGATGGGATCGCGAACGTCTATCCAGCCTTGTTGCTCCGCCTCACCCGTGTGGCGCTCCGCGACCGGTCCCGCCTGAACCTCCCCGAGGAAGCTCCGGCCCTGCTGCGGATGGTCTACGGCGACAGTGAGTTGTGGACCCTCGCCGCCAGCAACAGGAAGCAGTGGGAAAGAGACCTGCTCACCTACATGCACCGCACCGATCATGAGGACTATCTCAGCACCATCGCGACGATCCCATTGCTGGCCCAGGACCAACACCTCAGCCGGCTCACCGAACACGCAGGCCCGGTGAATCGCACCCGGAAACCTGACGGGAGGAATTCCCGCCAGGAGGGAACTGAATGA